From the genome of Coriobacteriia bacterium:
CTGCGGCCTCGAGCTCCAGATCGAGTGCGGGCGGGGCGCCGGTGACGAGGCCATGCTCGACCTTCAGGTACTCGCTGCCGCCCAGCTCGTCGTAGGACTCGCCCACGAGCACGATCACGTCGCCCTCGTCCTTGAAGTCCATGGTGCAGTGCTGGTCGACGTGGTCGAGCACGCCGACAAGGCCCACGGTCGGCGTCGGGTAGATCGGGTTGCCGAAGCTCTCGTTGTAGAAGCTCACGTTGCCGCTGATGACGGGGACCGTCCACGCCTTGCACGCGTCGGACAGGCCGCGGATGGCCTCGTGGAACGTGTAGAATACCTCGGGCTTTTCCGGATTGCCGAAGTTCAGGCAGTCGGTGATCGCCGCCGGCTCGCCGCCCGCGCACGTCACGTTGCGCGCGGCCTCGGCCAGCGCGATCTGCGCGCCCGTGTACGGATCGAGGTAGCAGTAGCGGCCGTTGCAGTCGCTCGAGACGGCGATGGCGCGGTCGGTCATCTCGCCCCGTCCGGTGTCGCCGATGCGGATGACGGCCGCATCGCCACCGGGCAGCACGACGGTGTTCGTCATGACCTGGTGGTCGTACTGCTCCCAAATCCAGTGCCGGGAGCAGATGTTGGGACTGGCGAGCAGCCCGAGCAGCGTCTCTGCGAGCGCCTCTTCGGTCTCCGGATGCGTGAGCGTATGGGGGTCGAACGCCTGCACCTCGTCGAGGTACGCGGGTCTCGACATCGCCGGGTCGTAGATCGGCGCGTCGTGGGCGAGCGTGGCGGCCGGCATGTCGCCGACGATCGTCTCCCCCTCGCGGATCACGAAGCGGCCGGTATCGGTGACCGTACCGATGACGGTCGAGCGCAGTCCCCACTTCGCACACACCGCCATCGCAGCGTCGAGCTTCTCCGGCTCGACCACGGCGAGCATGCGCTCCTGCGACTCGGAGACCATGAACTCGAACGGCTTCATCTCCAGTTCGCGCGCGGGGATCTTTGTGACGTCGATGTCGAGACCGACTCCGCCGCGGCTGGCCATCTCGCTCGCGCTCGAGGTGAGCCCGGCCGCGCCGAGGTCGCCCAGCGCGACGAGCAGCCCGGCGCGCAGCAGCTCGAGGCACGCCTCGATGAGCAGCTTCTCCTCGAACGGGTCGCCCACCTGGACTGCCGGGCGCTTGTCTTCGGCTCGCTCGTCGAACTCCTGGCTGGCCAGCACGCTCGCGCCACCAATGCCATCGCGGCCGGTCGTCGACCCGATGAGCACGACGAGGTTGCCAGGCCCCGTGGCCACCGCGCGCATGAGGTCTTCCTCGCGCATGAGGCCGATCGACATCGCATTGATGAGGCAGTTGCCTTCGTAGGCCTCCTCGAAGTAGACCTCGCCACCGACCGTCGGCACGCCCAAACAGTTGCCGTAGCCGCCGATGCCGGCCACCGCGCCCTCGAACAGGTAGCGCTGGCGCGCCTTGTCCAGCGTGCCGAAGCGCAAGGAGTCGAGGCTGCCGATGGGCCGCGCGCCCATCGTGAAGATGTCGCGGATGATACCGCCGACGCCGGTCGCCGCGCCCTGGTACGGCTCGATGGCGCTCGGGTGGTTGTGGCTCTCCATCTTGAACGCGACCGCCCAGCCGTCGCCGACGCCGATGACGCCGGCGTTCTCGCCGGGGCCC
Proteins encoded in this window:
- the purL gene encoding phosphoribosylformylglycinamidine synthase subunit PurL, with amino-acid sequence MTVVADLSPELAPKLAVELGLKPSEYDHVVEILGRTPTITELYMYSLMWSEHCSYKHSRKALRMFPTEGPHVLQGPGENAGVIGVGDGWAVAFKMESHNHPSAIEPYQGAATGVGGIIRDIFTMGARPIGSLDSLRFGTLDKARQRYLFEGAVAGIGGYGNCLGVPTVGGEVYFEEAYEGNCLINAMSIGLMREEDLMRAVATGPGNLVVLIGSTTGRDGIGGASVLASQEFDERAEDKRPAVQVGDPFEEKLLIEACLELLRAGLLVALGDLGAAGLTSSASEMASRGGVGLDIDVTKIPARELEMKPFEFMVSESQERMLAVVEPEKLDAAMAVCAKWGLRSTVIGTVTDTGRFVIREGETIVGDMPAATLAHDAPIYDPAMSRPAYLDEVQAFDPHTLTHPETEEALAETLLGLLASPNICSRHWIWEQYDHQVMTNTVVLPGGDAAVIRIGDTGRGEMTDRAIAVSSDCNGRYCYLDPYTGAQIALAEAARNVTCAGGEPAAITDCLNFGNPEKPEVFYTFHEAIRGLSDACKAWTVPVISGNVSFYNESFGNPIYPTPTVGLVGVLDHVDQHCTMDFKDEGDVIVLVGESYDELGGSEYLKVEHGLVTGAPPALDLELEAAVQAAVRAGIRNGLVKSAHDCSEGGIAVALAESCMAGDLGADVHLHDELPAVSSLFGESQSRIIVTCAEEDADALVEALVAADVPYSVIGTVAGDRLAICERLSLSLDDLRDAFEPTLEALVHGEVQTEELFEG